The nucleotide window ACTGGTGTAATTTTCCCTGAGGGTGCAGTGTGAAAGAGTAGGAGATCATAATGTTAACCCTATGCAAATACACTGCTGGTATTAATGCTTACAGCAAAAACAGGAGTAAGAGCTACACAGAGAACTTAAACTGTAGTTTTCAGCTCCTAAATTCCACACATTAGAAACAGGTCAGAAACATTTCAAGCTATGTGTACAGAATATGGAGGCACCAGTCATGCATAACATATGAGCACTCATTTGAATACCCAACCGGAACCTTCTGGTCTCAATTTCACTTCTTTAAAAgcagctgttaaaccagctgCTTGTTAAAGTACTGACACCAATTTTCTGATTTAATGATTCTCACAGCTAGGACCATCTAATGATTCTCTTCATCTAATTAAGATCAACTTCCTAGAACAGCATCACATCTTCTTacacatgattttttttacagctttatCTTACTTTCAAACCCATTTTACTTACCACAGGAATTTTCTGTCACTGGTTCTGACTGATGAATCTTTGCTTCCTTTTTGGAAGTGGAATTACTATTTATCATAGGAGATTCTTCATTTATCATATTGCAACTGAAGGTGTCTTGCAATGTTTGTAAAGAGTCTAATAAAACAAATCaggaaaaacaattaaatgGTATCAACCACCTGAGCTGAGCAATTTGTGTCTCATATCTGCAAACAAGTCAAGCCAGAGGAGGCAGCTAGTAACAGAACTTActctggaggattttgggggttttttgtgggggtttGTGGTCAGGTGCAGCATCCAGGGTCAGAGATCGAATCACAGTTTCACAGACAAATTGAGTCCCACTCATatcttcttccccttcctcctggTTCAAGGCATGCTCAGCTTTCACTTTCACCACAGAGGAGTCCACAGAAAGGCAGGCTTCTGCCATTCCTTGGAAAGGGAAACAACAGATTTTACCACCACAAGGAAATGTAACTATAAGAAGAATTTTTTAGACTAGCCACAGCTATCATTGACTCTGTGTTAATTCTTTCTAAAAACTGAAAGATTTTTGAATTCAGCTCAAGTTGAAAGCAAACATGATTGAGAAGTATGAGGAGCACACCTGGAGTGTCTGGAGTATAATCTGGTCTATAAAGGGCAGATTGTTACTTCTCCCAACAATTCTAGTGGTCagacaaagcaaaagaagaatTTGAAAGGACTTTATACAAGGCCATGCAGTAATAGGACAGCAAAGGATGACTTTAACATGGAGGAGGGTGTATTAGATTAGGTCTTAGgcagaaattcttccttttgaGGGTGCtgagagcctggcacagggtgcccagagaagctgtggctgccccatccctggaaatgtccaaggccaggctggatggagcttggagcagcctgggataggggaagctgtccctgctcatggcaggggggaTGGAACTaatgatccttaaggtcccttccaacccaaaccattctgtgatcctatgaTTTCTATTTCCaaatctatatatatatatatatcatgCTCCAATCTCTATAATTACTAGTGTAGTGTCAGACCCCAGGTTTATGAGCCaaacaactttttcttttttttttttttccccataagaAGGGGAAGACAGTAGTTAGAATTCCTGACCATAGAGAAGTGACAATATCCTCCCTTCACCCCCAAGCTCCTCAGGACTACTGCTTACCAGGCACTAGTTTAAATCCACTCCCCTCGTTCTCCTCCTCTATCTGACCTAAGCCAGGTTTCTCCAGCAAGGGGCTGTCACGTGGCAAAGGGGACATGCATGGAGTCATGTCTGGAAAACACAGGGAGCAAAGATAATTGGCACTAAAGGGAAGGAGCCTCCATGAggtaacattttttaaagttattctTTTTAAGGGACATTCTTTCAAGACTGAAGAAACAGTTATTTTGCAAGATAATTTGGTGGAATAAACAACTAGCTTTTCATTACTCTGCCACTGACTGTGCAGAGAAAATGGCAGTACTCCTCAACATATGGAATGTTATGTTCTTAGGGATGTGAAGGTGAATAGAAGCCAAGactgaaaaacacaaaggatAGCTGTCTGTGCTCAAGAGAGTACACAGAACACAAGAGCCTTACCAACAGGAGTATTGTGGGGCACTCGCTCCAATTCCTGCACAATATTAATGTCCAACAGCTCAAAGGACAGCAAATCCtacaagaaaaaacacacacagcttCCATGAGCAAACTCTGAAACTGAATCAGATCTGTACTTGGCAGCACAGATCCCACTGATGCACAAATAACACCTTGTTCCTCACACAACCTCAGAGGGCAGTTTTCCCACAACATATATGACATCACTGAATATGGTGCACAAATCAGGGCAGCAAGGGACAAAGCTAAAAACTCCCTTGTTAGGGACAAAGACTCAATGCTGACTCTTTTTTTGAGATTCCTAATCTGTCCTACACATACCTTTCGCATAATGGCAGTGCCAAATACCAGTTTgagaaaacagctctgctgtaTAAAATGCAATATACTCTCTGAAAATAGAGTAGCCATTTTTAGAGCTAAGAAGCTCTAGTCTTACAGATGTCTGCCAACCTAGACATCAAACCTAAGGTGGTTTGCTTTATATTACCTGAATTTTAGCACTTTACCTGTGCAGTGAGGAGATCAACAGATGGGATATAAAATTCTCTCTCACTTGGCAGATTTTTGATCTTTAAAGGAACAGTTGGCAGAGGTATTTCAGCCTGCTCTGCAACTTCACCTATCAGCTGAGCACCTGTTTCAGTCTTTAAGGAAGCATCctgcaaaaacaaagaaacagaagcCCCTTAGCCACAGTAAATAAAACATCACATGAAATCTAAAGTCTGAATTTTGTGTAAACACACAAGTAATTTGAAAGACATTTAAATCAACTCATCACAAAGCCAAAAGGACAAGACCTAACAGAAATTCTGCAGTGCTTCAGttcaaaggaaaagataaatagCTGCAACAGACTGATAGCTAATGCCATGCCTGTCATAAAGAACAACTACTTTAGAACTTATAAATGCAATATCTGTTGTATTTCTTtcctattaaaaacaaaattttaaagcaaacagCTAAAAGAATCCCCTTGAATAGTTAGTTAGGAACACCATGCCAAATAATACACAATGCTCCTTCTCCTAGGCAGTTCTGAACTGCCCCAAATACCAGGTGAGTGACTTGCCTGTTTGGTTCTGGAAGCTCTACTCTTCTGACAGGAGTCAGAATCCTTCCAATCACTTTCTACATAgtcagcagctggagagggatcCACAACAATACTGCACCAGATCCTTGGCCCAAACTGTTCCCCTCTGTGTGACAGTCTCCAGTGAGAAGTGTAAGTTCCTTCTATGTTGGGAGCTACAAACTCAACTGAAACAGTTCCTACTTGTCCAGATGGAAGGGATGGCACTAACACATCTTTCTTCTCAGAAGATGCCAAGGTCAGATTGCCCCACATAAGTTTCAACTGAAATATACaacagaaaaagccaaaagtTAACTTCTCAAGCTTCTCTGCAaagtgtgggcagcaggaagcaGAGTTCCTCTGCTGAAAGGCCTTGTAGATCCCAGGCATGGAGAGACAGGCTGCTATTACACATCCTCACATTAGTCACTACCAACACAAAGATACCCCCATCTTCCAACACAAGTGCAGCCACTTGCAGAACAAGGGGGTTTGGAGGTCACAAAAGCCAACAGAGGAGCTGTAAACAGGGTCAAACTGCACCATTACAACATGGGGGACACACTGTTAATGGGAAACATGTTCAGTGATGGTATTCTGAATTGCTTTCTTTCCTACAGTCTACACTTGTAAGGAGTACCTACATAGCTTATTgccccagaattcccagctgTGAATCAACAGGCCAAAGGAAATCTCAAACAGGTCCTACCAGAGAATTCACATACAAATGTTACCATGCAGAATGATTTGAGTGTGGAAGGAAGAGCAAAGGCAAGATACCTTTGTGTCTGAGCTCCATTCCACGTTGCCAGTATTTTTCATTCGCCAGTGTTTGATAAACTTTGTTCCTGGTTTCAAGTGAGTACCATCAGGCAAATTCTCATCCACAAATACTGCACTTAGTGTTGGGACAATTGCCTGGAAGGGCTGATTAGGACTCCTGGGATTggagagaggaaacaaaaaaaaccaaaatacatcAAAACTGAAGAAACTCAGCTGCTGATTAATGTTAATTTGGCTTTTAGATGCCCTAAATGGAaggaataaattaaagaaacaaactatTCAAGTTTTACACTGCACATTCATAAACTcaaagggagaaggaaatgcagagcAGTTGCCTGCAAAATCTGCTGTCTAATGAACCTCAGCTTAAcagcacataaaaaaaaaaaaaaaattgcactaaACATAAATATACAGATTATATTGACTTCATGCAGACACACTTAATAAAGCAggtaaagacatttttaaaactggCAGCAATGTTAATTTATGTTGTATGAGCATGCATGTATATTTATAATTCTAGGCACTCCCTCCTGAATCTACATAAATCATTAAGTTTCTGGTAATAACCATcagtcacttttttttccctcgtCTCCTACTCTCCTCTCAATTTAAAACACTCCACCTTGCAAAGCACATTTAGACAAAATTCTCACACAGTCAAATGACAAATCATACTTCAAATGAGCAATTCCATAACCTTCCTCCTGTTACTTTAACTTGGTCTCATAACAAAAGGTCAGACAGCACAACTACCAGATCCTCAGTTAACAACAAGCCTTACAGGAAGTTACTAGGCTGGAGACTCTCAGATTTCAGAGTAGCTGAGCCATTTGTTTCCAATACATGGATAGAGTTCCACAGATGAATTTTCCTGTGcaatttcagctgctttttgagCTCTCGGACCTCTGCTTTCCgctgtttcttttctgctcGCAATCTTTGCTTCTCTGCCTTCAGGAATCTTTTGTCCATCTGTTTCTGGAGCCTGCAAAGCAGTTAACACACCTTATTACATTAAACTGATCAGAATTTTTAGCCAACACAGTCTTTGTCTCAAGGGAACCCTTTGGGAAATATCCCATGCTTCTAGACTGGATACcaaatgattttaaaagcacatcCTCACTGTTGCTTTGAGGAAATACTTTGCACGGTctctgaaagaacaaaaaaaggcaaacacagAATGCTCAAAGAAAAAGCAACCTCTCCAAGTTTACTACCCATCTATGACACAAAAGTCTGTCTTTTCTACTTTGCTATTAAACACACTGCAAGATTTATGACTTATGTTTTTAGCTACTCCAAATAAAGTTTGAGCACCATTTCCATTTCTTGTTATCtccaaaataaaagctgaatcTCAACTCTAACAcagatgtttttccctttgcacTCAGGACCATCCTGCCAGGTATTGGTGCCACCATTTACCTGACTTGCTCCAGAGTAGCAGGCAGGCGTGgggagagctctgccaggctgtaACTGTCAGTGACACAGGGGGTGGGTCTGCGCAGCTTTAGCAACACGTGGTTTGGGTCATGTGCATATGTTCCTGCTTCACACTCCTCACAGATATTGTAGGCTGGACAAAGGCTGCAAAGCAGACAAGACAGAAGGTTACCAAGAAGAAAGtaatttctgcagagaaataaCTCTGTATCATGCTACCACTGTAAGCAGCTCCCAAGTGACAGCAGCTGGATGATCAATATTTGGAGCCATACCTACATTATTACCTCTCTTCTTGGCAAAACTGCAACACAGTTACCACTTCTTTGAACACACATTGAAAAAACTGATGCCTATTTTAGCACAAGTAACTAAAATTGTTGCTACAAAGGGAAGAACATTTTACCAAAATTCAGTGCCAGCAACTGCACCATACTTATGAAAATACAGAGGCTAAGTCAACAAGCATTCAGGGATGCAAAGCAGATTGTTCCCCCAGGAACAGGGCTGGTAAAAACCAGACTGTCATCTCCTGCCAgcgaggaaaaaaaaaatccaaagaaaaactCCTACTGGCATTTCAACCACTGCTTCTGCCTAGTCCCAAAATGCTGATCTTTACAGCAACTGAttcattcaaataaaattttcactttCAACACCTCACTTAAGACATTCatcaaaatctattttatattattaGACAGACAACAGTgcaatcattaaaaaataatatgaCCTGCCTTAGTCTCACTGACTCTCAGAACCAAACAAACAACTATTACAGATTAGTGGTTTTAATATAGACTAGCAGTTCTAAGTCTTGCTTTACTGTTAGTTAACCAAACAAAACGTTTTCTGTTACAATTATTTCATGTCCTATGCAGATAAGGAAAAGAGTCATTGAGAATACAGTGTTATAAACTTCTCTCACTTTAACAATCACCTTTTCTCAAAACAGTATTAACCTTGCTCTTATGCAGATAAGGTCTAGTGACCACAGGAGAGAACATCAGCTGTGGGTGAGACATTCTGAAATGCACAGCACTTGAAATGCAGATTAGGAACCAGAAGTATGTaagccagggcagctgcagccccctgcAGGCTGAGTGCCAGGCTCCCCACCCCTACCTGCACTGGTAGCGCACCCCCACGATGCGAGCccggcagctgcagcagcacatcagcCAGTCCCAGtccccctggctgctgctccccgaggggctctgtgtgcctgcagctgctgctggaactgaGCTCTCACAGCAATCTGCAGGCTGACTGGGATGAACAAGCTTCTCATACAGcttctgctccagcctctcaaCAGTCTCCTTAACGACTTGTTCCCTGAACTGGAAAGACATGAAAGCAGTCATGAATGTGATCCACCCATTATGTTTGAAAAGCTGAGTTACATTGTCACAAGCCTCACAATGTGTCAGTCACAGACTACCTCAGAATCATTTCCCCTACTCCCAGCACACTCTACATAAAATTATACAAATACCATATCCCTCAGAGAGGacttttattttggaaaataccAACCCAAAGCTTTTAAGAAGGCAAGTCAAAAATcacatatttgtttttcttccataaGCTTGCATGAAGGGAAGGAAACTCATCTCCAAAACAACTACCACAACTCCCAAACCCCTCTGGACTCTCTACCATTAAGTTCTGATTTGCCCAGCAGTCATGTTTCACACATAACCATGAACTCCCCCTATTTTTAGTTTGTATAAATAGGTGGTAAAGGAAAGGAGACTCTAGAGAAAAAAGCTTAAAGATAAATGCACATAGTTTCAAGAACTTGCTAGCTGATGAATTCTTTGCAGTGGTATCAAACTGCTTTTCAGTGATGTTTATTAGCTGCTCAAAACAGGTTAACATCCACATCTTAATCTGTAGCTTATTGTCAATGGCTTCCTGAATGTATTTTCTCCAAGTGAACACTCAAGAGAAGTAAGGTCATCAAATGCTCTGTTTTCaatcacaggaaaacaaaagtattGCCCTGCTGGAAGTACTGCCCTGCTGAAACTGGGCAACCAAGAGCTACAAGAGCAACACTGCCCTGTGCTCTCCCACAGTGAGTGCTCTGGAATTCTATGGCTGTCCGGAATGCCACAAGGATTCTGTTATGGGTTATGGGAGCTACTTAAAACTATACTCAGACTAACCAAATCCATAAACTAAACATTCCACTTTTCACAGGTGGTATGGATCAAGTTTATGGTTCTGAGGTTTTTTAACTACAATGTAGACATAGTTAGACTCTGCTTCTCATTAAGATCCTGGCCACAAGAGCTGATGGCAAGAGTGTTCAAATATCTGGAGTCAGGCATCACAAAGATCTCTTCCATGCAGAACTTCTTATATATTTAAGTACACCATAACTTGCAAGGCAATATACTTACTGTTTCCAAGTAGCTAGTAAACCATTCTGGAGGATTTTCATTTGTGCTTTCTGTTCTGGTCTGATTAAACttttgctggggaaaaaaaccaaaacaaacaaaaagtattcaaagttaaaaaaagaaacctcaaCACAGAAAGTTAACTGCTGAAACAGCTTTTAAGTGTctttatagaaaaatatttaaagttctCAGAAAATAGTGAAGTGACAGAAAATAGCCACTGACATTTTCCTGACACATTTCTGCCTCATTAGCATTTGAGTGTAATTACACACCAAAGAAGCCAAGTCAACCAGAAGTTACCAGATGGCAATGAGTGTTTCAGGAGATGAATTGCTCAGTTTATCAAAATACTTAAGAATGATCAACATGAAAGCACCTGCTTTAGTATTTCTAAAGACAGCATCAAATTATCCTCTTGAAGACATTCAAACTATTTGGTGAGCTTTAACAGGTGCAGGTAACTGGAAACAGAGACCAACTTCTGAACCCAGTTTCTATATATGGCTAAAGAGGACAATCAGTCTACAAAGTGAATTACATTTAttaattctttgttttaatGCAGCTCAGCTTCTTACCTGAATGGTCAGCTCCTCatcattttttaattcttcctctAATCCCTGAGCTAGCGTGGAATAATGCAAAAGTGGTTTCTTCTCATCTTTAAGAAGCATCAGCTTTTCTGTAACAATTTTTTCATGTAGTTGCAAAGCATGAGAAGAGTTCTTTTCATAGACATTCATCTGAAGCTGATTTCCTTGTTTAACTGCAATCTAAATAAATAGTACATATATACACCATGTTTGCCACTTACAATCAGCATACAAAATctatagaaatacagtattacactACAGAGTTTGAGAAAAGACTGAcagacacaaaaagaaaaacagagagatgCCAAGGTAGAGTCAGCTGATATTCTACTTCTGAAAGGTTACTAATATGCTTATTACAAAGGTTATTAAAAGCCCAAGGATGAGCATGCAA belongs to Oenanthe melanoleuca isolate GR-GAL-2019-014 chromosome 27, OMel1.0, whole genome shotgun sequence and includes:
- the NBR1 gene encoding next to BRCA1 gene 1 protein isoform X4, translating into MLCLSGALAPLPPAPRERAMEPRVALRVTCRGDSRTFLVSEPAHTAWADVEAMVKVSFGLDNIQIKYIDEDNDEVSVNSKEEYEEALKIAVKQGNQLQMNVYEKNSSHALQLHEKIVTEKLMLLKDEKKPLLHYSTLAQGLEEELKNDEELTIQQKFNQTRTESTNENPPEWFTSYLETFREQVVKETVERLEQKLYEKLVHPSQPADCCESSVPAAAAGTQSPSGSSSQGDWDWLMCCCSCRARIVGVRYQCSLCPAYNICEECEAGTYAHDPNHVLLKLRRPTPCVTDSYSLAELSPRLPATLEQVRLQKQMDKRFLKAEKQRLRAEKKQRKAEVRELKKQLKLHRKIHLWNSIHVLETNGSATLKSESLQPSNFLSPNQPFQAIVPTLSAVFVDENLPDGTHLKPGTKFIKHWRMKNTGNVEWSSDTKLKLMWGNLTLASSEKKDVLVPSLPSGQVGTVSVEFVAPNIEGTYTSHWRLSHRGEQFGPRIWCSIVVDPSPAADYVESDWKDSDSCQKSRASRTKQDASLKTETGAQLIGEVAEQAEIPLPTVPLKIKNLPSEREFYIPSVDLLTAQDLLSFELLDINIVQELERVPHNTPVGMAEACLSVDSSVVKVKAEHALNQEEGEEDMSGTQFVCETVIRSLTLDAAPDHKPPQKTPKILQNSLQTLQDTFSCNMINEESPMINSNSTSKKEAKIHQSEPVTENSCGDLPLSDESTSPHSGAGNGDEEEDDKDDVQSQCSSASSEDYIIILPECFDTSRPLGDSMYSSALSQPGVEKTGEPETVAENPEGGSQPQIQRDSDTLTTSQTLAAVPLTPATVDSLPQAQRNLSSIQNSIFQEPNTPASENISSAPHDQIQKEERSGEDNHGPGSSAFLTKFSEYPRYPQGSSIAGELVKGALSVAASAYKALFAGPPIIEQPAAPEEQTAALLSSLCEMGFCDRQLNLRLLKKHNNNMIEVVTELLQISNRDWCSRC
- the NBR1 gene encoding next to BRCA1 gene 1 protein isoform X2 translates to MLCLSGALAPLPPAPRERAMEPRVALRVTCRGDSRTFLVSEPAHTAWADVEAMVKVSFGLDNIQIKYIDEDNDEVSVNSKEEYEEALKIAVKQGNQLQMNVYEKNSSHALQLHEKIVTEKLMLLKDEKKPLLHYSTLAQGLEEELKNDEELTIQQKFNQTRTESTNENPPEWFTSYLETFREQVVKETVERLEQKLYEKLVHPSQPADCCESSVPAAAAGTQSPSGSSSQGDWDWLMCCCSCRARIVGVRYQCSLCPAYNICEECEAGTYAHDPNHVLLKLRRPTPCVTDSYSLAELSPRLPATLEQVRLQKQMDKRFLKAEKQRLRAEKKQRKAEVRELKKQLKLHRKIHLWNSIHVLETNGSATLKSESLQPSNFLSPNQPFQAIVPTLSAVFVDENLPDGTHLKPGTKFIKHWRMKNTGNVEWSSDTKLKLMWGNLTLASSEKKDVLVPSLPSGQVGTVSVEFVAPNIEGTYTSHWRLSHRGEQFGPRIWCSIVVDPSPAADYVESDWKDSDSCQKSRASRTKQDASLKTETGAQLIGEVAEQAEIPLPTVPLKIKNLPSEREFYIPSVDLLTAQDLLSFELLDINIVQELERVPHNTPVDMTPCMSPLPRDSPLLEKPGLGQIEEENEGSGFKLVPGMAEACLSVDSSVVKVKAEHALNQEEGEEDMSGTQFVCETVIRSLTLDAAPDHKPPQKTPKILQNSLQTLQDTFSCNMINEESPMINSNSTSKKEAKIHQSEPVTENSCGDLPLSDESTSPHSGAGNGDEEEDDKDDVQSQCSSASSEDYIIILPECFDTSRPLGDSMYSSALSQPGVEKTGEPETVAENPEGGSQPQIQRDSDTLTTSQTLAAVPLTPATVDSLPQAQRNLSSIQNSIFQEPNTPASENISSAPHDQIQKEERSGEDNHGPGSSAFLTKFSEYPRYPQGSSIAGELVKGALSVAASAYKALFAGPPIIEQPAAPEEQTAALLSSLCEMGFCDRQLNLRLLKKHNNNMIEVVTELLQISNRDWCSRC
- the NBR1 gene encoding next to BRCA1 gene 1 protein isoform X3, which translates into the protein MLCLSGALAPLPPAPRERAMEPRVALRVTCRGDSRTFLVSEPAHTAWADVEAMVKVSFGLDNIQIKYIDEDNDEVSVNSKEEYEEALKIAVKQGNQLQMNVYEKNSSHALQLHEKIVTEKLMLLKDEKKPLLHYSTLAQGLEEELKNDEELTIQQKFNQTRTESTNENPPEWFTSYLETFREQVVKETVERLEQKLYEKLVHPSQPADCCESSVPAAAAGTQSPSGSSSQGDWDWLMCCCSCRARIVGVRYQCSLCPAYNICEECEAGTYAHDPNHVLLKLRRPTPCVTDSYSLAELSPRLPATLEQVRLQKQMDKRFLKAEKQRLRAEKKQRKAEVRELKKQLKLHRKIHLWNSIHVLETNGSATLKSESLQPSNFLSPNQPFQAIVPTLSAVFVDENLPDGTHLKPGTKFIKHWRMKNTGNVEWSSDTKLKLMWGNLTLASSEKKDVLVPSLPSGQVGTVSVEFVAPNIEGTYTSHWRLSHRGEQFGPRIWCSIVVDPSPAADYVESDWKDSDSCQKSRASRTKQDASLKTETGAQLIGEVAEQAEIPLPTVPLKIKNLPSEREFYIPSVDLLTAQDLLSFELLDINIVQELERVPHNTPVGMAEACLSVDSSVVKVKAEHALNQEEGEEDMSGTQFVCETVIRSLTLDAAPDHKPPQKTPKILQNSLQTLQDTFSCNMINEESPMINSNSTSKKEAKIHQSEPVTENSCGDLPLSDESTSPHSGAGNGDEEEDDKDDVQSQCSSASSEDYIIILPECFDTSRPLGDSMYSSALSQPGVEKTGEPETVAENPEGGSQPQIQRDSDTLTTSQTLAAVPLTPATVDSLPQAQRNLSSIQNSIFQEPNTPASENISSAPHDQIQKEERSGEDNHGPGSSAFLTKFSEYPRYPQGSSIAGELVKGALSVAASAYKALFAGPPIIEQQPAAPEEQTAALLSSLCEMGFCDRQLNLRLLKKHNNNMIEVVTELLQISNRDWCSRC
- the NBR1 gene encoding next to BRCA1 gene 1 protein isoform X6; the encoded protein is MNVYEKNSSHALQLHEKIVTEKLMLLKDEKKPLLHYSTLAQGLEEELKNDEELTIQQKFNQTRTESTNENPPEWFTSYLETFREQVVKETVERLEQKLYEKLVHPSQPADCCESSVPAAAAGTQSPSGSSSQGDWDWLMCCCSCRARIVGVRYQCSLCPAYNICEECEAGTYAHDPNHVLLKLRRPTPCVTDSYSLAELSPRLPATLEQVRLQKQMDKRFLKAEKQRLRAEKKQRKAEVRELKKQLKLHRKIHLWNSIHVLETNGSATLKSESLQPSNFLSPNQPFQAIVPTLSAVFVDENLPDGTHLKPGTKFIKHWRMKNTGNVEWSSDTKLKLMWGNLTLASSEKKDVLVPSLPSGQVGTVSVEFVAPNIEGTYTSHWRLSHRGEQFGPRIWCSIVVDPSPAADYVESDWKDSDSCQKSRASRTKQDASLKTETGAQLIGEVAEQAEIPLPTVPLKIKNLPSEREFYIPSVDLLTAQDLLSFELLDINIVQELERVPHNTPVDMTPCMSPLPRDSPLLEKPGLGQIEEENEGSGFKLVPGMAEACLSVDSSVVKVKAEHALNQEEGEEDMSGTQFVCETVIRSLTLDAAPDHKPPQKTPKILQNSLQTLQDTFSCNMINEESPMINSNSTSKKEAKIHQSEPVTENSCGDLPLSDESTSPHSGAGNGDEEEDDKDDVQSQCSSASSEDYIIILPECFDTSRPLGDSMYSSALSQPGVEKTGEPETVAENPEGGSQPQIQRDSDTLTTSQTLAAVPLTPATVDSLPQAQRNLSSIQNSIFQEPNTPASENISSAPHDQIQKEERSGEDNHGPGSSAFLTKFSEYPRYPQGSSIAGELVKGALSVAASAYKALFAGPPIIEQQPAAPEEQTAALLSSLCEMGFCDRQLNLRLLKKHNNNMIEVVTELLQISNRDWCSRC
- the NBR1 gene encoding next to BRCA1 gene 1 protein isoform X1 codes for the protein MLCLSGALAPLPPAPRERAMEPRVALRVTCRGDSRTFLVSEPAHTAWADVEAMVKVSFGLDNIQIKYIDEDNDEVSVNSKEEYEEALKIAVKQGNQLQMNVYEKNSSHALQLHEKIVTEKLMLLKDEKKPLLHYSTLAQGLEEELKNDEELTIQQKFNQTRTESTNENPPEWFTSYLETFREQVVKETVERLEQKLYEKLVHPSQPADCCESSVPAAAAGTQSPSGSSSQGDWDWLMCCCSCRARIVGVRYQCSLCPAYNICEECEAGTYAHDPNHVLLKLRRPTPCVTDSYSLAELSPRLPATLEQVRLQKQMDKRFLKAEKQRLRAEKKQRKAEVRELKKQLKLHRKIHLWNSIHVLETNGSATLKSESLQPSNFLSPNQPFQAIVPTLSAVFVDENLPDGTHLKPGTKFIKHWRMKNTGNVEWSSDTKLKLMWGNLTLASSEKKDVLVPSLPSGQVGTVSVEFVAPNIEGTYTSHWRLSHRGEQFGPRIWCSIVVDPSPAADYVESDWKDSDSCQKSRASRTKQDASLKTETGAQLIGEVAEQAEIPLPTVPLKIKNLPSEREFYIPSVDLLTAQDLLSFELLDINIVQELERVPHNTPVDMTPCMSPLPRDSPLLEKPGLGQIEEENEGSGFKLVPGMAEACLSVDSSVVKVKAEHALNQEEGEEDMSGTQFVCETVIRSLTLDAAPDHKPPQKTPKILQNSLQTLQDTFSCNMINEESPMINSNSTSKKEAKIHQSEPVTENSCGDLPLSDESTSPHSGAGNGDEEEDDKDDVQSQCSSASSEDYIIILPECFDTSRPLGDSMYSSALSQPGVEKTGEPETVAENPEGGSQPQIQRDSDTLTTSQTLAAVPLTPATVDSLPQAQRNLSSIQNSIFQEPNTPASENISSAPHDQIQKEERSGEDNHGPGSSAFLTKFSEYPRYPQGSSIAGELVKGALSVAASAYKALFAGPPIIEQQPAAPEEQTAALLSSLCEMGFCDRQLNLRLLKKHNNNMIEVVTELLQISNRDWCSRC
- the NBR1 gene encoding next to BRCA1 gene 1 protein isoform X5, yielding MDLVKVSFGLDNIQIKYIDEDNDEVSVNSKEEYEEALKIAVKQGNQLQMNVYEKNSSHALQLHEKIVTEKLMLLKDEKKPLLHYSTLAQGLEEELKNDEELTIQQKFNQTRTESTNENPPEWFTSYLETFREQVVKETVERLEQKLYEKLVHPSQPADCCESSVPAAAAGTQSPSGSSSQGDWDWLMCCCSCRARIVGVRYQCSLCPAYNICEECEAGTYAHDPNHVLLKLRRPTPCVTDSYSLAELSPRLPATLEQVRLQKQMDKRFLKAEKQRLRAEKKQRKAEVRELKKQLKLHRKIHLWNSIHVLETNGSATLKSESLQPSNFLSPNQPFQAIVPTLSAVFVDENLPDGTHLKPGTKFIKHWRMKNTGNVEWSSDTKLKLMWGNLTLASSEKKDVLVPSLPSGQVGTVSVEFVAPNIEGTYTSHWRLSHRGEQFGPRIWCSIVVDPSPAADYVESDWKDSDSCQKSRASRTKQDASLKTETGAQLIGEVAEQAEIPLPTVPLKIKNLPSEREFYIPSVDLLTAQDLLSFELLDINIVQELERVPHNTPVDMTPCMSPLPRDSPLLEKPGLGQIEEENEGSGFKLVPGMAEACLSVDSSVVKVKAEHALNQEEGEEDMSGTQFVCETVIRSLTLDAAPDHKPPQKTPKILQNSLQTLQDTFSCNMINEESPMINSNSTSKKEAKIHQSEPVTENSCGDLPLSDESTSPHSGAGNGDEEEDDKDDVQSQCSSASSEDYIIILPECFDTSRPLGDSMYSSALSQPGVEKTGEPETVAENPEGGSQPQIQRDSDTLTTSQTLAAVPLTPATVDSLPQAQRNLSSIQNSIFQEPNTPASENISSAPHDQIQKEERSGEDNHGPGSSAFLTKFSEYPRYPQGSSIAGELVKGALSVAASAYKALFAGPPIIEQQPAAPEEQTAALLSSLCEMGFCDRQLNLRLLKKHNNNMIEVVTELLQISNRDWCSRC